In one Tachysurus fulvidraco isolate hzauxx_2018 chromosome 16, HZAU_PFXX_2.0, whole genome shotgun sequence genomic region, the following are encoded:
- the LOC113636875 gene encoding histone H3-like, which translates to MARTKQTARKSTGGKAPRKQLATKAARKSAPDTGGVKKPHRYRPGTVALREIRRYQKSTELLIRKLPFQRLVREIAQDFKTDLRFQSSAVMALQEASEAYLVGLFEDTNLCAIHAKRVTIMPKDIQLARRIRGERA; encoded by the coding sequence ATGGCAAGAACCAAGCAGACCGCCCGTAAGTCCACTGGTGGCAAAGCACCCAGGAAGCAGCTCGCCACTAAGGCTGCTCGCAAGAGCGCCCCAGATACCGGCGGCGTGAAGAAGCCTCACCGTTACAGGCCCGGCACCGTGGCTCTGAGGGAGATCCGCCGTTATCAGAAGTCTACTGAGCTGCTTATCCGCAAGCTGCCCTTCCAGCGCCTGGTCAGAGAAATCGCTCAGGATTTCAAGACCGACCTGCGTTTCCAGAGTTCGGCCGTCATGGCCTTGCAGGAGGCTAGCGAGGCATACCTGGTCGGTCTGTTCGAGGACACCAACCTGTGCGCCATTCACGCCAAGAGAGTGACCATCATGCCTAAGGACATCCAGCTGGCCCGCCGTATTCGCGGAGAGCGCGCTTAA